The genomic interval GGAAACGAAGCTTCGAGTACTACATTGTTGGGAAGGGCATCACTGACTCTCAGCGTAAACAGGCATTACTCCTTCATTGCGCTGGATCTCAAGTGCAAGACATTTTTGCTACTTTGCCAGATACTGGGAATGACCAAGATTACCAGGCAGTCCTACAAGCATTGGACGGACATTTCAAACCACTCATAAACAAATTTTATGAACATTACAAATTCCGCCAGCTTCATCGACAGAGTACAGAGTCTATTGACCGATACCTAGCACGTCTTCGTGAACAAGCTTGCAAGTGTCAATTTGCAGATTTAGATCAAAATCTGTTAAGTCAGACCATTGAAAAATGCAATAATGTCAAAGTGCTCACTAAACTGCTGGAGGAAGGGAATGAGTTGACACTAGCCAAAGTGATCTCAATAGCTCGAACAGTGGAAACTGTTGCCATTCAGGAACAAGATATAACTGGATTGTCCACAACTCCATCACAACCACCAAAGTTGAGAGAAGAAGCTGAAGTGTCGCATCCAGCCACAGAGAAGAACACAGTTGAAAGGTTGTCCAATGCCACGAAGAACAGGACTGTCATGTTACAGATGCGGTAAGGAAGGACATATTGCTAGTGACTCTGAATATACAGCAAGGTACAGAACATGTCAACGGTGTGGTAGAAGAGGCCATTATGCTTCCAAATGCAGAACACAATTACAATCAAAAGGAAAATAGGGTTCAAGAAAATGAACAAGTCAATTTTGCAGAGGAAGAGAGAAAGGACAGTGGCTGTAGCCTAAAGTTTGTATTTGCAGTGCATCAAGATAGCGCAAGAAGAGATGTTTGGATCGGAGGAGTCAAAAGCAAAGTTATTGTAGACAGCGGTGGCAGTCCCAATATCATGTCCCAAGACCACTGGGAACAACTGAAAAGGGGTATGTCAAGTACAAACCACACAAGTTGGAGAAGAAGTTATTTCCGTATGGGTCAGCAGAGCCATTGGCCATTGTGGAGAGCTTTAAGGCAGAAGTATGGACTGACAGCAAAGGTGTTGAAGCAGAATTTGTAGTTGTGCAAAGTAAAGGACCGATCCTGCTCGGGAGACAGACTTCAACTCAACTGAAACTCTTGCTGCTAGGCTATGTTCAAGAAAAAAGCCAGTACGAGAAATTGGAAGTCAAATATCCCAAGTGTTTCAAGGCAATAGGAAAACTCCGTGATTTTTAACTGCAGTTACACATTGACAAGCCCGTACGATCAGTAGCTCAACCATTGCGACGAATCCCTTTTAGCCTACGAGACAAGGTAGAAGCTGAGATACAACAGTTGCTAGATGCTGATATTATTGAACAAGCAGACAGCCCTACACCATGGATTAGTCCAATGGTAGTTATACCCAAGCCAACTGGTGATGTTAGACTTTGCGTAGACATGAGATGAGCCAATGAGGCTGTTATATGGGAGAGGTACCAATACCCACGATTGAAGAAGTGCTCCAAGAATTGAGTCGGAGTCTACATTTCACACAGCTAGATCTGAGAAAAGGTTGTCACCAAATTGAATTATCAGAGGATTCTAAATCAATCACAACTTTCGTCACTCACAAAGGACTCTTTCggtacaaacaaataatgttCGGTATAACATCTGCACCGGAAGCCTACCAGAATATTATACAACAGGTCTTGCACAGACGTGATGGCACAGTAAACTTCTCAGATGATGTGATTGTTTACGACCAACTAGACGGGAACATGATGAATGGCTGGAGCGAGTTTCCGACGATTTTGAAGACTACGGATTGACACTGAATCCAGCCAAGTGTGAATTTGCATTGAAGGAGATACACTTTATGGGGCACATAATTTCACAGGAAAGGTATATCACCCGCTCAGGACAAGATTACAGCTATCACAACTGCCAGAGCACCACAAAATGTGTCAGAGGTGCGATCATTCTTAGGCCTTGTCAATTTTTGTGCCAATTTTTTGCCCCACTTAGCTACTACAGCCGAACCGCTGTGGCGGAATTTGAAATCTAACACAGCTTTCCTATGGGAAGAAGAGCAAGTGACGGCCTTCCGGCGAGTGAAAGTAATGATAGCCGAGGCAGGGACATTGGCACTTTTTGATAAGGATCTGGAGACCACGTAGCAGATGCGAGCCCAATTGGGTTAGGGGCGGTGCTGTTACAGGAGCACGAGGGAACGATATGGCCCATTAGCTTTGCTAGCAGAAGCCTTTCTGCAGTTGAATGAAGGTATTCCCAGACAGAAAAAGAAGCCCTGGCGCTTGTTTGGGCATGCGAGCAATTTTCCCTGTATTTGCTGGGTAAACGTTTTTGTCTGATAACAGACCACAAACCGCTTAAAGTGATTTACGGCAAACGCAGCAAACCATCTGCACGGATCGAACGATGGGTTCTACGATTACAATCCTATGATTTTGATATCGTGTATTAGCCATGCAAGACCAACATAGTGGATCTCTTATCGCGACTAACAATGCAAAGTTCCAGCGGTGAGGCTGACGAATATGTCAAGTTTGTGGCAATAGCGGCAACGCCGGGCTCACTTACAACCAGAGGAATTGAAGAGGAATCAAGTCGTTACGAGGAGCTCAGGAGAGTTTGGAATGTCATTCATAGTGGCCAATCTAGAGATATGCCAGATGAGTACAGACACCTCTTTGGTGAACTTGCCACAATAGGATACATCAGTCTGAGAGGATATCGCATCGTGATACTACGTTACTTGCGTCACAGAGTGCTCGCCCTTGCTCATGAGGGACACCAAGGCATTGCCAAGTGCAAGGCATGCCTACCGTCCAAAGTGTGGTGGCCAGGAGTAGACTGCGATATTGAGAGAGCTTGTCACACATGTAGAGGATGTCAAATCACACAACTGGCCAATCAAGCACCACTCATGACTAGAACTACCCTACCGAGTACATCATGGGTTAGTATAGCTGCAGACCTGCTGGGTCCATTGCCCACTGGAGAGCATCTATTAGTTGTGGTTGACTACTACTGCAGATTCTCTGAAGTGGAAATCATGCGTAGCGCAAGAGCATAAGATGTTGTTTGATGCTTGGAGAGAACAATCACTAGGGATGGCGCGTAATATCATATCTTAATGGACAATGGACCGCAATTCACAGACAAAACCTTCAACGACTTTCTTAGTTCATACGATATTGAACACAAGACGAGTCCGCCATTGTGGCCTCGCCCCAATGGCAAAGTGGAAAGACAAAACAGGTCCTTGCTATGAGCCATTTGTATCGCACACTCTGAAGGGAGAGATTGCAAAACAGAAATAACCACATTTCTGCAAGCATACCGAAAAACTCCACATTCCATCACAGGAATACCTCCAGTTGAAGCCTTCTTGCAATGTAAAGTCAGGTGTAAACTCACTACTCACTTGCCTGAGCAACTGTTTGATGATGACATGAGGGATAGAGATAgccagaaaaagaaaaagggAAACAGCAAGGAAATGCAAAAGCGTGCAAAGATTACATTATGGTTGGAGATAAAGTTCTGCTCCAGCAATCgtgtacaaacaaactctCAACTACTTACTTCCCCAAACCATTTGAGGTCATCAGAAGACGAGGATCAGAAGTAATGCTCAAGCAAGGAAGCAAGATTCTTCGTCGTCATGTGGCACATACGAAACGGTTGGAGGAGGCCAAACGAGAGGACGAGGTGAAGGGGGATCCTGAAGGATACAAAGGACAGGAGTCCAGTGCAAGAAGGATGTTTAGGCTGGGCCAAGACTAAACCAATGTACCTGAAGGACTACAAAGCATAGACTAAACGTAGTATCTTTGTCGTTTTAATTGGGAAAGAAAGAGGATGTAGTATCTGGTAGTATTATAGACAGTAGTTGATTAGACAGGGAGTACGAGATATTAGAGTATACCCGGGGTTACATGAGAGATAGTACAACGTGTTGTGTACCGCTGTGAGGAATTAGAAGGAAAGCATAGTCTTGATAGTAACCATCTGCCCTATTCATATCTGTTTTGCaccagttaattaagtaatcaAAGAGTGTATTGAAAGTAGCCTGCATTTATCTGTCAATTGTACATGTGTAGTCACAGGTTAGATGTAATCACCCTGTATTTGGTTTGTCAGAAATATTAAATGTTGGAGAATAActgaatttgtattttgttgtaaCTCTTATTTATCCAGCAGCTGATGTTTATTCAGTTTAAGTACAAATGATTGTATGTTGACTTCTTTGTCACAGTCAATCCATTTTGTTAAGAATAGTACCTATGTCATTTCAATGATGCAGAGCTCGTATTTCTCTAATTCTTAACATGATTACAGTGGATTGGTAGATGTGACTTGTAACAATCTGATTTCACCAATGAGGGAATTCTATATTTAGTGGTTGTTAATCGAAGTGATTCTAGGGGCAGTTTATAAGAAACAAGGTGACTGATGAGATTTGTGCAAAGTACTTTAGCAGACTTAGTCAACTGTATTGCTCTAATTGAAATCTCAATAGTTGCTGACTCACAACAGCATGATTGCCAATTTGGTACAGTGCAAGTAAACAATGTGACTTCGTAGAAATGGTATTGTTACATTGAATGAGTTTATATTATTTTTGGCTACTACATAAAGAGATTCGTGTGTGCATTGCACATAGGGAAGCAGCTAGAATTCTTTATAAGTGTGCACCAATGATGTGTCctagttttgtttgttagtaGGGAGATGATCTCTAACGTGGGTTCTGATACTGGCAGCAGtagttttgtgtttgattttgttgtgaattaAGCTATAATCTACTACATTTAGCACAACATGTTATGCGTGtgtctgtacacacacacacacacacacacacacacacacacacacacacacacacacacacacacgcgcgcgcgcgcgtggtTGCAcatattgtattatattattgcTGTGTGACCCACAGGAATGCATGTGTTTTGTCTTCATACGAGAGTCAGTCTTTTCCTTGGTTCTGCATGATAAGTTATTTTATACATTCTGTGAACTTCATTTGGACTTCTGTTATGCAGCGATCTTGGAAGGCAAATATTCTGCTGCATTTACTGTGGACTTGATGCAAAAGGACATGAGACTTGCTCTGGCTTTAGCAAAAGAGCACAAGCAGAAAATGCCAATCACCTCAGCATCCACTGAAGTCAGTTTGTAATCTAATCGTAAATTGTAAGAAATTACCCTCACAAAACTTTTCCCAAATGTAACGACTCACTCATCTGATGGTGGCATTTTACCTATTTAATATATGCGCTTACTCGTGAACATTCTTACCTTTGTTGTGACTGTGTGATGCTCAGTTGTACGAGTATTATGATGGTAGCTAATCTATAGTCACAGTGAATGTTGTAAGCTATCAGCATGCCACAGTACTGTCTTTTAGAGAGTGCTGATTAATTTTTTCTTATCCTAGTTGCTCCAGCAGCTTCAAAGACAAGGTGACGGCAACCTGGACTATGCTGCTATGTACAAGATACTCAGCAAGCCTTGAAGCATTTACAGAGACATGAACTACACATCGTAGTACTTACTTCAATTGTGACTTGTTATCCACGACAGATCTGTTCTACAGCTGTTGACATTTTATTGCTAATGTCTGTGTTAGTCTACAGCAATTCAAGCAGTATCATTTATTTTGTCACTTGCTTACATGTGCAGGCTGTAGTCCACTTGCTGATAGTGAGTTGGTCAGTTCTGAATTGTAAGCGGCTGCTTCTATTGAATCAAGTTAGGGAGCAACAGGCCTAGGCGCGGCTCTAGTCTGGTTGAGCTAAAAATGCCCTGTTGCATTTAGCTTTTGTAATAATTGTATGATTACGGCGTGTTTGACAGGGCTAAAAGGCCAGGATAGTGCCGTTCTGCAACTGATCTCGCGACTCACTGTGGGTGGCACTCAAAACGGTGAAGCTCGATATCAAGAATTGGTCTTCGATCCAACCTGTCGGCAAATCATAAAGCTACATCCCTGGATGAGTAATAGCAACTTGTTTTCCCGCAagtttattattgttttagATAAACCACAGGTGAAACTCCACTGCAATTTGACTCGCATCAAAGGAAGGCATGTACGGGCTTTTGACTGTTCTCAAGTTACATACGGGCTCTTCTTCCGCCATTTTGTCTTCTTAGGTCGTAATGTCTTCTCGTTTGTTAGGACTGCACAGAAATCTTATACGACATCGGTTACCGATAAATGCCGTTATACAAGTTTGTTTAAAGAGCTACAAGTGAGGTCCCTAAGGGTTACTTCGATTTGTGTTTTAGACTCGACTTGGTAGTTGGAAATCGGCTGAAGTAGCAGGGTCTAGAAAATTATTGGTAGGTGTCGCTTCTGTAGATGCTGATTTTTGTAGATGAGGTACAAGTTATGGCACGTTATAGTACGCTCTTCTTGGTGTTGCTGGAGCGAGCGGTGTTGTCACTCTTTATGGTGTAGCGACTGCTCAAATCGATGCTTCTGGAACTGAGGTAGAACCGCCTAGTTACCCTTGGAAGCACAACGGTCTTCTTAGTGCTTTGGATCACGCTAGGTGAGCCAGTGAGATTCATTCAGCGTTTGCACGTTTGCTACAAGTTtttgtgctgtgtgttgtaGCATTCGCCGTGGATTTCAGGTCTACACTCAAGTTTGTGCTGCTTGTCACAGTATGAATCAGCTTTCTTATCGTAATCTTGTTGGAGTGACTCACACTGAAGAAGAAGCAAAACAAATAGCTGCAGAAGTGAGGCCCTTGTCTCTTGATTACGTTTCTGTGCAGAATGTTGGTAATACAGTTTAGTAGTATTGTCATGTTTACTATCCCAAGACTTACTGTGTACAGTTGATACCTCAGTAACCTGAGTTTTCTATTGAACTGATGTACAAAGGGAATCATTAAACTATGTTAATTGAGATAGTAGAACTCTGCAAATATGCAAATACGAACTACCTATAGACCCCATGCCTGGGAGGTGTAGCTCAGTTAATATTACGTGATTACAAGCATCCGCCATTTTGTAGGGCAAAAGCAAAAATGGTCACCGTTAATTTCATCTAATTTCTGCACTATCGACCGAGTTAGGCTGAACAGCAAAGAGGTGTTGTGAAACGTTTTCGGTTTCTATTGAATTGTGATGGAAAGAGACTGTAGATCAATCTAGATCAGGGTCATGCAAACGAGTGAACTGGGAAGAATGAACGTTCGCACATTTGCGGTGGTGATTTTGCTTCAGGCCGTGTTCATGTGCGATGTTTACCACTATGGGCCATGACCACGAGAGCAAAGAAGAAATTCACGAGGTTCAAGCGCTCTATGATGAGAAAATGAGAAAATAGATTGTTCCTGTTCtctcacaaacacaaatgcactGTACAAGCCAGATGACACTTGCTCGACATGTAGATTGTGTTTACTTTGCCTCTATGGCAACTCTAGTTTCTTATTTCTTTTAGTGTGTGCACATAGTATTGATGCATTCTAGCTATAGACTTCCAGTGTTTGGAACGCTTTGAGAATGTTTGTTAGACATTATTGCTGCTTCTATGATGTACCCTAGGGGTTGTTcacaatttttgttgttttcacGAGCGTACAAAACGTATGCTAGGAGGGTAGGGTCTTGCATACGCTTTTTAAATGATGATTAggatatttatttatttattttctcaTTTTAATACCAAGCGATGCTTTATGTGATGGCCTTTAAATGCTCTGGAGACATGTTGTGCAGGACCCTTATTAAACGGTTAGACTGCTTTGAGTTGAGATCTTTTGATGCAGTCTGGAATCGCAAAGTTTGCCCATGCGCATCCTGAATTAATGCGGGTATTTATGGTAGCACGGAGGTCTGTGTGAAAGCCTTCCAAGACTTTCAGTCATTGTTTACTTATTGCCTGCGTAAACCAACCGTTGTGCACAAGAATCCTCACTGTCTATATCATCACGTTATGAACGTCTTTGTGTTCAACAACGAACATTGATCACAGAGTGAGGCAGTGCATGCCGGACAGAAGGAGTGgacagcagctgcaaaagcCAAACTCTGCCTCTCGTCGGAAGCAGCGAGGGAAAAGCTTTTTGGTGCACGGTGGAAAAAGACGGGCATCAGCTACAGGGATCTCGAATAGTCATGTATGCAAAGTGTGCAGCCAGTAATATCCACCTCGTTACCAATTTCAAAAGCATCAAGTGGACGCTAACCACAGGATGAAGCGAGGATGTCCGTCCAAAAAAGCGATTGAGAGTACATATAGCTGCTAAAATACTTTCAAGTGTATTGAACAATAAGTGTTAGTTGTGTAGTATTAATTGTATATTACATAGACAATACTAAACTACGTGCAGTAGGGGAGTTGTAATAACATACGCAGCATTGCTGCATACTGGTACATGTTCGCATGTGATCAGAAATTGTCATTTTAAAATATGCTTTtgggaggaggggagggatAGCCAAAAAGTGTACATTTTGTACACTcgtgaaaatgacaaaaattcTGAATCACCTCTAagggcctgtccacactggcaactggatcgcgatccgattgcgataaatccaatccacatcgcgaggtggtttcgatcgcgatcggttgaatccaattagaaatagtgggcgttacctttacgtacgctacgcgtgtagtcggaacatctaacactcctcactcgtctttgttcttgctcaccttaggtcgctgtatcaacgctttccacaagcaaagaagccacatgtacacatcggttatcagtcacgtgatatcgaaaATAAGGCGGAGatagcgttttcaaagtgtagtgtggacgctcgctagcGACGATCAGGATCCATtgtggtctagtgtggacaggcctttagaTGTACATTTAGCTTTAGTGAAGGCGGACTACTGCGAAATATCGTAGATCCACTCACCGTTTGGGATGCCAAACAAGTCATATAGaatttctccatctatctttCGCTTATCTTGGTAGTGGTCGAGTGATTCAAAGTCAAAACATTAAAGAAAGTGGAAAACATTGCGCACGTGAGTGAAGTACTCTGGCTTCTGCCCTGTGGAAGTGATTTGGAGGTGTATAGTCACATGGTTAGGGTACTACACCCCGTTGAGGCCAACACATTTTCCTAACTTATTGGTCTCCACTACTGTACTGGTGTATAAAGAATTGCTGTGTTAATGCAAGGAACTTGACTCGCATGACTCCTTGCTCCTATTTCATTAACAGTTTCACGTTCTCATTCT from Corticium candelabrum chromosome 14, ooCorCand1.1, whole genome shotgun sequence carries:
- the LOC134190151 gene encoding uncharacterized protein K02A2.6-like; the encoded protein is MQSSSGEADEYVKFVAIAATPGSLTTRGIEEESSRYEELRRVWNVIHSGQSRDMPDEYRHLFGELATIGYISLRGYRIVILRYLRHRVLALAHEGHQGIAKCKACLPSKVWWPGVDCDIERACHTCRGCQITQLANQAPLMTRTTLPSTSWVSIAADLLGPLPTGEHLLVVVDYYCRFSEVEIMRSARA